Sequence from the Halobaculum rubrum genome:
GCCGAGATTCCCCATGATAATGGTTATCACACGTAGGACGTTTCAGTCGGCCGATCAAAGAGGGAATGAGGGGATCGCTCGACGTGCGGTTCCCGGCCGAGCGCGCCGATCAGGCGAGTTCGTCGGCGACGCCGGCCAGCCCCGTTACCTCGAGCGAGGGGCCGACGCCGATCTCCTCAAACGGGTCGTTCGCTCGGTTCACCCAGGCGGTCCGCATCCCCGCGGTCCCGGCGCCCGCGACGTCCCAGGCGTTGCCGGAAACCAGCCGACAGCGGTCGATCGGCGTGTCGGTCCGAGCGGCCGCGTTCTCGTACACCGCGGGGTTCGGCTTGAACGTCGACACCTCGTCGGCGCTGATCACGTCGTCGAGATGCGGGGCGAGCCCCGCGTTGTCGGCGAGCGTCTCCAGCATCTCGGGGTTGCCGTTCGACAGCACCGTCACCGTGTGGCCGGCCTCCGAGAGCCGGGTCAGCGTCTCGATCGCGTCGGGGTACGGGTCGAGGTGCTCGTAGGCGGCCAGGATCCGCTCGCGGGTCGCCCCGTCGGCGTCGACGCCCCACTGGTCGAGCGCGTACGCGAGCGCGTCGCCCGTCACCTCCCAGAACGGCCGGTACTCCTCCATCAGCGCCGACTGGTAGGAGTACTGGAGCTGCTTCGCCCGCCAGGTCGCGTCCAGTTCCGCCACGAGCGCGTCGGGCGCATCGAGCTCGTCCGCGAGCGTGCTCGTCACGCTACTCGTGTCACACAGCGTTCCGTACATGTCGAAACAGAGCGTCTCGGGCATACCTCACCGATCCGCATCGTGCGTCATAGTACCACGGGAGGCGGCGGTTCGTGACGGTGGCGGCGACCCCGTCCGCGACGGCAGGGTGCCGACCCCGTCCGCGGCCGGTGGTATGCGGAGCGTACCGGGTCGACGGACGGGTAAGCGCCCGGATGATTAAGTGGTATCCGTGTCACTCACCCACATGGACCTCAGAGACGCGACGACCGAGGACGTCGACGACATCCGTGAGACCGCACGCGCGTCGCTGTCGACCTCCTACGGCCACGCGCTCTCGGCGGATCTCATCGCCGACGCGGTCGAGTCGTGGTACGACGCCGAGACGCTCGCCGACTCGCTCACCGACGAGGGCGCGGTGTTCGTCGTCGCCGTCGAGCACGGCGACATCGTCGGATTCGTACAGAGTCAGCTCGTCGAGCGGCGCGAGCCGGTCGGCGAGTTGGACTGGCTCCACGTCCACCCGGACCACCGCGGGAAGGGGGTCGGCGACGACCTGCTCCGCCGGGCGGAGACGGAGCTGCTTGAGTTGGGCGCCGAGCGGCTCGAGGGGCGCGTGCTGGCGGCCAACGAGTCGGGTGGCGAGTTCTACGAGGGCGAGGGGTTCTCCGAGATCGGCGAGCGAACCGTCGAGATCGGCGGCGAGGAGTTCCTCGAGCGCGTGTTCGCTCGCTATCCCAGCGGCGACGGCGAGCAGGTGCTCACGGAGGCGCGCGTCACAGACGACGGCGAGCAGGTGTACGTCGCCTACGACGAGGCCGATCGCGCGTCGATGGCCCCCTTCTACGCGACGTACGGCGATCGCGAGCGAACCGAGCGGGAGGGCTACGTCTGCGGCAACTGCGGCGGGTTCGCGGTGAACGTCGACACCATGGACCGCGTGCAGTGCAGCGAGTGCGGGAACGAGCGAAAGGCGAGCCGCTGGGACGCGGGCTGGTGAGGGCGGACACCGCGGCCGTCCGAGCCGGGGAGCGTCGCGAGTCTCGACCGGCGGGAGTCGACGGGCACACCGGACAGTCTCAGGCGCGATAGTTCGGGGGCGGCAGTTAAGTCACGGCGGCGTCGTCCGGGACACATGGACGGACGCGTGCTCGCCGTCGTCGGCGCGAAGGGGGGCGTCGGCAAGACGACGACGAGCCTCAACCTCGCGGCCGCGCTCGCGGAGGACGGTCGCGCCGTCGCGGTCGTCGAGGCGGATCTCGCGATGGCGAACGCGGTCGACTTCCTCGACATCCGCGTCAACGGCGGACGA
This genomic interval carries:
- a CDS encoding GNAT family N-acetyltransferase, which gives rise to MDLRDATTEDVDDIRETARASLSTSYGHALSADLIADAVESWYDAETLADSLTDEGAVFVVAVEHGDIVGFVQSQLVERREPVGELDWLHVHPDHRGKGVGDDLLRRAETELLELGAERLEGRVLAANESGGEFYEGEGFSEIGERTVEIGGEEFLERVFARYPSGDGEQVLTEARVTDDGEQVYVAYDEADRASMAPFYATYGDRERTEREGYVCGNCGGFAVNVDTMDRVQCSECGNERKASRWDAGW
- a CDS encoding haloacid dehalogenase type II, with the protein product MPETLCFDMYGTLCDTSSVTSTLADELDAPDALVAELDATWRAKQLQYSYQSALMEEYRPFWEVTGDALAYALDQWGVDADGATRERILAAYEHLDPYPDAIETLTRLSEAGHTVTVLSNGNPEMLETLADNAGLAPHLDDVISADEVSTFKPNPAVYENAAARTDTPIDRCRLVSGNAWDVAGAGTAGMRTAWVNRANDPFEEIGVGPSLEVTGLAGVADELA